Proteins from one Dermacentor variabilis isolate Ectoservices chromosome 1, ASM5094787v1, whole genome shotgun sequence genomic window:
- the LOC142575523 gene encoding uncharacterized protein LOC142575523 has translation MLASILRCCPCFSSLGLVFSPVFKATIVKMSYDAEDARKKYEIALAIAAVASLEMDVEASSKKVRDIRRRLIANNCLLTALASSRRAVQRRVWAYRRHEQWFEKTLPNLGSRHFKQSFRVSETTFRYLVDVCRPAMQRQATNMRECVALEKRVAVSLYKLCSCAEDRAIADIFGIGRPTVNVIYREFCATVVATLEKEWVTMPSPDDMPAHIKEFQAVCDFPQGVGALDGCHIPVSPPKEHASDYYNYKGCYSIILLAMVDHKYRFRYVNVGSPGRCHDAYVYRQSVLADMVEGPLFQAPTATISGVVVPPLILCDQAFPLTSNLMKPFKSFGENDRHRSYNYNLSRSRRIVENAFGRLKARFRLVLKKMDADITNVPMIVRACCVLHNICEHFSDSLSQQWLQESDIESMVYVQPEHSTDVQVGSGPDVRGALVEYYREREGHQSL, from the exons ATGTTGGCGTCGATTCTTCGTTGTTGCCCTTGCTTCAGTTCGTTAGGTTTAGTGTTCTCGCCTGTTTTCAAAGCAACGATTGTGAAGATGAGCTACGACGCTGAAGATGCGCGAAAAAAGTATGAAATAGCACTGGCGATTGCTGCAGTGGCATCGTTAGAAATGGACGTCGAGGCGTCAAGCAAAAAGGTGCGCGATATACGGCGGCGTCTCATCGCCAACAACTGCCTGTTGACGGCGCTCGCTTCATCGCGACGCGCAGTTCAGCGACGGGTCTGGGCCTATCGTCGCCATGAACAATGGTTCGAGAAAACGCTACCAAACCTTGGCAGCCGGCATTTCAAGCAGTCTTTCCGGGTATCAGAAACGACGTTCAGATACTTGGTTGACGTCTGCCGGCCAGCAATGCAACGGCAAGCGACCAACATGCGCGAGTGCGTCGCCCTAGAAAAGCGTGTGGCGGTGAGCTTGTATAAGCTGTGCTCGTGCGCGGAGGACAGGGCAATAGCAGACATCTTTGGCATTGGTCGTCCTACCGTGAACGTGATCTACAGGGAATTTTGTGCGACTGTTGTTGCCACCCTCGAGAAGGAATGGGTCACAATGCCTTCACCGGACGACATGCCAGCGCACATAAAAGAATTTCAGGCAGTGTGTGACTTTCCGCAAGGCGTCGGGGCCCTGGACGGCTGTCACATACCAGTATCGCCGCCAAAGGAGCACGCAAGTGATTACTACAACTACAAAGGCTG CTACAGCATCATATTGCTCGCCATGGTCGACCATAAGTACCGGTTCAGGTACGTGAACGTCGGTTCACCAGGGCGCTGTCACGATGCGTATGTGTACCGCCAGTCAGTATTGGCCGATATGGTTGAGGGACCCTTGTTCCAAGCCCCAACAGCAACAATCAGCGGAGTTGTGGTACCACCGTTGATCCTGTGCGACCAGGCGTTTCCGCTGACTTCTAACCTGATGAAACCCTTCAAGAGCTTTGGAGAGAACGATCGGCACAGGTCGTACAACTATAATTTATCAAGGTCCCGAAGGATTGTTGAAAACGCGTTCGGGAGGCTCAAAGCTCGATTTAGGCTGGTTCTGAAGAAAATGGACGCCGACATTACGAATGTGCCAATGATCGTAAGGGCCTGTTGTGTGCTCCACAACATATGTGAACACTTTTCAGACTCCCTTTCACAGCAGTGGCTGCAAGAGTCTGATATTGAAAGTATGGTGTATGTGCAACCTGAACATTCTACAGATGTGCAAGTTGGAAGCGGACCAGATGTTCGAGGAGCCCTCGTTGAATATTACCGCGAGCGTGAAGGCCACCAAAGTTTGTGA
- the LOC142582511 gene encoding myb/SANT-like DNA-binding domain-containing protein 1, protein MSASDSSQTATQQTAPPQPRTTWGERETWALISLREEHLDHLRGERRNARVYDRIVQGLARLEIIRTRKQVQSKIDNLTQMYRSWAKKRTTGSAPVPWMYFKEIHRFLGTLPANDQSLVEESAAHSDATVEQLICSMEHGYESPNNEDEWELEPSEAVPASELADEAPSQRSRITNENQRRSRKRKLTSTSEFQRDLLNEQRLLRQALESATKEDRVLRERQINAQERLVGLLEQYFNKD, encoded by the exons ATGAGCGCCTCCGACTCCTCGCAAACGGCAACCCAACAGACGGCCCCGCCGCAACCACGAACAACGTGGGGCGAACGGGAGACATGGGCTCTTATAAGTCTTCGGGAAGAGCATCTAGACCACCTGAGAGGAGAGCGGAGGAATGCTAGAGTATATGATCGCATTGTGCAAGGACTCGCCAGGCTCGAAATTATCCGGACAAGGAAACAGGTGCAGAGCAAGATCGACAACCTCACCCAAATGTACAG AAGTTGGGCAAAGAAACGCACAACAGGCTCTGCACCTGTGCCATGGATGTATTTTAAGGAAATACATCGCTTTCTTGGAACGCTGCCAGCGAATGACCAGTCGCTGGTAGAAGAAAGTGCAGCGCACTCAGATGCCACAGTTGAACAG TTGATCTGTAGCATGGAGCATGGCTACGAATCGCCAAACAACGAGGATGAATGGGAGCTGGAGCCATCGGAAGCTGTCCCCGCATCAGAACTAGCAGATGAGGCACCATCACAGAGAAGTCGAATAACAAATGAAAACCAGCGTCGTTCTCGAAAGAGAAAGCTCACAAGCACAAGCGAATTTCAGCGGGACCTCCTTAACGAGCAACGCCTGCTTCGGCAGGCATTGGAATCGGCGACCAAAGAAGACCGGGTGCTCAGAGAGCGACAAATAAATGCTCAAGAAAGACTTGTTGGACTGCTGGAGCAGTATTTTAATAAAGATTGA